The Scophthalmus maximus strain ysfricsl-2021 chromosome 14, ASM2237912v1, whole genome shotgun sequence region agcagaaggaaaTGAAGAGTGAGAATCCCTCCGATGTGAAGTTTAGCTGCCGAGGCTGCAGCAAACACGTCTGCACCGGTGAAGACATCCAGATCATCGAGAACATGCACCGCGTCAATGTCACATCACAGTTTAGGTACCCATTACAATTTAAAGTTCACTTTTGCATTATACCGAACTTTTCTGTGTATGTTAGTTGATATAAAACTGTATGTCCGTTTTGTGATTCTGCTCTGATTATTGATCATGCCATTTTTTTGCAGTCAACTTTACATTCAGAGGGAAAACACCTCTCTTCAAGAGCGACTTATTGATTATGAGACCAATAGCTTCATTGAATGCAAGGACTGTCGTCAGGTAATAGTATTTTAGAAAAGTTGGGGTTTTTATAAGCTGGTATTGtttggaggggcggggggtTCTGAATCTCAAATAAGTAGtttaatattttggaaaatatattaatttgctTTCTGGTCGATAGACATGTAAACTGCATATAGCATGGCAGAACTCCGAGGGACTCGTTTCAGTAATCAAGTACAACTGACTCTGAAAAGAATACGAGAAAAGTGGGACATGAGACGTTGTGAGAGAACATGAGTCATATGatacaacaactactgcagaGACAGTAACTCCCTCATGTAACTACAGCTAATTTCTGCCTTAATTATATTTCAGCTGATGCAATGTGAGCCTTGATCGTTTGTGTTGTCAGTAGCGGACAGACCTTAATTGTTTTGACCTCTGTTCTCCCGTGCAGAGGTGGGGTGCGATGATGTTGTACCGTGGGATCGAGTGCCCCTGCCTCCACGTGAAAAACTTCGTGGTGACTCTCAGTGGAAAGAAGATCGCCAAATGCACCGAGTGGAAAAAGCTTGCCGTCCGGTTTTCTGCCTTTGACTACGCCGAGTATGCGAGCAACATGACCGAGAGCtcggatgaggaggaggaggaggaggaggagactgaatgaatgaatgaatgaatgaaagcgGAGTAGAATTGTCAGTGTTCAGGGGAAAAACATGGAAAAGCATGAATTTGAACTGTTACtgctatttttaatttttttttaacggttACACTGTCATAAGAACTGGCGCTTGGCACTTTTATCGTTTACTGTCTTTTTCCATAAATCTCGTACTTTTGCTGTTATGCTATGTGCTGAATGTACAGGTGAAACACTGTAACAGTCACAAAACATACAGTGTAAGTGTGCATGACTGGTAGAAAATGAACTTGGCGGAAAAAAGCaactaataaaataatgaataaatgtcCTCTCAAAGCCCTGAAGTCTCTTGAGATGGGAGCCAATGGGAGCCCCTCCGAGCCCACCTGTCaccacacatgcagacaaacagatgcTGATGAGTTGAAATCCAACTGTTAGTGAGTCACGCGGCTACTGAGCCAGTCAGGCCTATTTATAGAAgtagtttttattcttttaaagagGTTTTTTGTTTCCGCTCTTAGAATAGACCAGTGATCtgattgtcacacacacacacacacacacacacatgaatccTAAAGTGTCAAAAGTATCCACTTtggcttttattattatttcttatacaataataaaaaagtccCCCTCTTAATTATCTTCACTCAAGGTTTGTCTCGGTCGGCGACATGAGAGTTGAACTGGGAGGTTTGCCGAGTGGCGAGAGGAGCCACTTCCTACAGACCAGCCACTCGTGCGCTCTTGGAGAGTctcgggctgctgctgctgcggactTCTCCTGAACTCCTCTCCGAGTCGGGCTCTGCTCAGGAATGCTGCGGGCAAGAAGGAAGAGGTGTTTTCTTGTATTGCCACATTAACTTCacagtcattgtgtgtgtgtgtgtgtgtgtgtgtgtgtgtgtgagagagagagtatgtcAACTGGGCTGCGCGTCCACGACGTCACCTCGCACTTCGCCGATCTCTGAGGATCTCTGGACACTTGGGCTCTGCAGCAGGACTCCGTCTGCATCATGGTCAGTAATGTGTCCCGCAtcatttggttaaaaaaagagtttttgaCACTCCAAAAAGTTATTTGCTCAATGGTGGGTCGCCTCCTGTTGGGAACGGgaggctcattttttttccccccctttgaaagagagaaatcaaTGTGTTGCCGAATGGAAACCTGCAGCTCGAGGTGTgtgacatggtgtgtgtgtgtgtgtgtgtgtgtgtgtccgcaggGCTGCAGCAAAGTGCTGTGGGGGGCCGTGGGGGCGGCTGTCGTCATCACCATCATAACGATCCCGGCAGTTTATTACAGCAGCAAGTCTCCTCGTTTCTCCCTCTGTGACAATGACCCCCATACAATGGCCAAACTATGTTTCTGTGCATGACTGATACATTTCAAGtattattatatactatatatatatattataaaatcataattttttttgctgcttaaATGTGTACATTTCTTAGTTATCACTTTTGCTTAAGTGACAGAACAGGAAATCATAATATGATTTATGTCTATCGTCAGTGTCACTGCTGGATGTTGCAAACAGCGCCACCGTGTGACggttttttatacatttattgtatttcCAATTTCACAGCAAAACTTTGCCAGCCTAGTCTCTGACACTGTTATGAGCGACAGTCTGTGGTCCTGCATTAATGAGGCGTGCGCATCCTTTCAGAGCACGATGGCAACAAAAGGCCGTACTCCTTCGAGGATTACTTCAACGACTCCATACGGTGGAGATCCTACGATTTGTATTGGATTTCAGGTGACTCCTCCATTATGCCAGCGGTTTGTCGTTTGGAAAACGTACGATTCCTCGCGTTGTGTCTCTCACGTGCGTATTTGTCGCTCTTCCAACCTGCAGATGCGGAGTACCTGCATAAAACGGGGGACGGGAATGTCTTTCTCCACAACGCCGAAACGAAGGAGCAGTCCATATATTTGAGCAACTCAACCTTtgtaattttagatttttttttttgaatttgccaAATTTGCAACAAGGAGCTCAATTGTATCAAAGCTGAATAACACTTTATGCTTATTTTGCCACAATCCTTTTCACTGTAGGCCCAAGTGGATGCCACGAATTACATGCTGTCCGGTGATTACAAATACATCGCCTTGGAAAGCAATTACACGAAGGTCAGAAACGTGTGAATGTCCTTCAGTGATCTTTGTATGTCGGTTTAAAGCGAAACCTTTTCTCTTCTAGTCGTTCCCTGTCATTGTCGCCTCCAGCTTGATCTGAGCAATGATGATTACAAAGGCCTGAAAACAAGATTTCTGCTTTAACCTCCAACAGAAATGGAGACATTCATACACGGCCTCCTACTCCATCTATGACAGGGAGAGATCGTGAGTAGCCCATGTTTTACTGTGATGGCTTCACTCTTAAAAAGCAGGAATTGAGAAATTCTAATCCTCAAAAATTGACAGAGACGTGAGAACGTTTGCACGTATGTCATTGCAGAACATTTGTTACGCCTGTGACTCTTCCAACTGTTGTGCAGTACTTCACCTGGGCCCCAACAGGACACACATATGTAAGTTAACAAATCTCAGTACGTATTTGATATGTATTTGGAGATAAAGTCATCAACAACTGAAACTACGTTGTGTTTCGCAGGCTTACGTCTCAgacttcaacatttttttcaaagccgACGTCGGCGCTGAAGCTGTGCAAGTGACTCACAATGGGAAAAAGAATGAGATCCTTAATGGTGTCCCCGACTGGGTATATGAGGGTAGgtaacatttattatttcagagCTGCGCATTTTTtcttaaagattttttttaagtggttgttttttcctcttaacAATTTCAGAGGAAGTGTTCGCATCAAACGGGGCAATATGGTGGTCGTCAACTGCAAAGTTCCTGGCTTATCTGGAGTTTAATGACACAGAAGTTCACAAAGTGGAGTTCTCTTGGTTTGGATCCGAGCAATATCCTCAAACAGTGTCTGTTCCATACCCGAAGGTGGGCTGTACTTATTGACAGGCAAAATATGAGTTAAGAGATCAGATGTTATACTTTACACTGACAGTCAGTGTTTATTTGAAGTATATTTGAATCCTTCCTGGCAGTTCTCTGTTATTCTTTTAATCTATCTTCCACACACTCGATTGTTCATCAAGAATGtatcttgtgtgttttctgcaggcTGGATCGAGCATTACCAAGGTCAAACTGTTTGTGGTTGATACCTCGAATCTGTCCCGCCGCACACAGGTGGTCGCTCCTGCATCCGTTTCTTCTGGGTCTGTAGATTCTGCAGTTTACAGCGTAACTTAAAATCACGCCGCGTTCAAAGCAGAGGCAAATATACAATATCTTCACGGTCTGCCTTATGTGAAAGCCTTGTCACTTTCTGTTGTCTTTACTCAGTGATCACATTTTGTGCTCAGTGACCTGGGTTACAGACGAACGCGTCGCTGTGCAGTGGCTCACGAGGACGCAGAATCACGTGGTCGTACAGATCTATGACTTCGATGGAAGCAGCTGGAGAGAAAAGCAGGTAACTGTCACTTCCCTGGTCACCTGTCTGCCCAGGGAATCTTAACCGGTCTCCATTTAAATGATATAAATGATTACATTAACAGCATAGTGTCTTAATGGCTCCACTCTCTATAGAAATTCGACCAAACAAGCAAGACGGGTTGGGTCGGCCACGTGAGTTTCCAAAATGTTATCACCATCCGTGTAATTAATTGCTCCTCAGCATTTGATTTGATGCATGGCCATAAAATACttccgtttttgtttttgttttgttttccagtatGTGCCCTTACCTCTTTTCTTTGCTGAAGATAACCTCAGTTTCTACAAAGTGATGAGTGACCCTCAGGGCTACAAGCACATTCACTATGTGaaaaatgtgagtattttcaGTTGAAGTtattgaaagaagaaaagtccATCCAGTCACTTTTATCATGTATTTAGTTTTGAGTATTATATTCACTCAGGGTGTTTTGTTAAGGGCAAAGCCACACCTATTACCTCAGGGAAGTGGGAAGTCATCTACATATCCAAATTAACAAGAGATGCCATGTGAGTGATGATACCACACACTTCTAACTACACAAACCATAAAGaatattagaaaaagaaatacgtGTATTTCTGACCCGTGTAAAATTATTTCCCACAGATATTTTGTGAGCAACGAATACCAAGGAGTACCTGTGAAGAGAAATCTTTACAAGTGAGCAATTTTCTTCTCGTTGACAAATTAATGTCAAGATGTGAATGTGGTCATGGACCCCAGGAGGACTATTAAACCCATTAACCGAAGCTGATTGGGATTAATTAACAATAGCAAGGACGGCCGAGagcaaatgtacaaaatattacagcagcagcaccaactGAAGGACATAACTGACGCCGGTCTCTGCTCGTCTGTTCATCAGGCTCATGATTGGAGGCAGCACCTCTGCCCCTCAGTGCCTCACCTGCGACCTGTTTCCGGACAGGTGTCAGTACAACTCAGCTTACTTCAGCTCTGACGCCTCTTACTACCGAATGGACTGTTACGGTCAGTTACACCCACCACCacgtgtgccccccccccccccccccccccccccgcgctccTGAGCAATGATTCATCCATGGTCAATGTGTGGGAATTAATCTGTGGTGCGCAGCATCTGTGAACCATAATCTGAGCTAAAATAGTCATGGTTGAAGTCGTACAGAAGTGACTGATATGTAATCAGCTCTTTGTATTtcctattttttgttttggccaGGACCTGGATTGCCCCTCTACACACTCATGGACAACCGGGGCCCAGGTGCACGTACGTATACATACAAAATGACAAGGTTTCATGAACCCAAGACAGTTATgtgtatgtcatttttttaaattacaattgCATATTTACAGTTCATTCATATCATCATCCAGTCAGCTCATTGCAGTCAACCAGTTTTTCCGTGTCAAAGTCTGGTGCCACCGGTGATGATTACATATGGACATATGCTAGTATGACTATAGTTAtcattcttttatgttttttcttttttttcagagattTCCATCCTTGAAGACAACAAGGACCTAGAAAATATTCTGACAGAATTCCAAATGCCAAAGATGCAGTATGGCACACTGAGGGTTGCAGGGTTTGGTGAGACGGCACATGCGACCCCCTCCAGAAATGTTTGAAGACATATCAATATTCTGCTGGATAAGGATGTCATTatgtacaaatatacaaaatgttttttgacacaaaacctaACTGTTTGGACACAACATGTTTCCCACTTCACTGATAAATTCAAAATTAGGTTTTACTTCAAATTTGATCTTTAATGTTTAAAAGGGGACATCCTCCctttaaacaaatcaaacacataATGTCGTTGGT contains the following coding sequences:
- the LOC118320502 gene encoding dipeptidyl peptidase 4 codes for the protein MGCSKVLWGAVGAAVVITIITIPAVYYSKHDGNKRPYSFEDYFNDSIRWRSYDLYWISDAEYLHKTGDGNVFLHNAETKEQSIYLSNSTFAQVDATNYMLSGDYKYIALESNYTKKWRHSYTASYSIYDRERSTFVTPVTLPTVVQYFTWAPTGHTYAYVSDFNIFFKADVGAEAVQVTHNGKKNEILNGVPDWVYEEEVFASNGAIWWSSTAKFLAYLEFNDTEVHKVEFSWFGSEQYPQTVSVPYPKAGSSITKVKLFVVDTSNLSRRTQVVAPASVSSGDHILCSVTWVTDERVAVQWLTRTQNHVVVQIYDFDGSSWREKQKFDQTSKTGWVGHYVPLPLFFAEDNLSFYKVMSDPQGYKHIHYVKNGKATPITSGKWEVIYISKLTRDAIYFVSNEYQGVPVKRNLYKLMIGGSTSAPQCLTCDLFPDRCQYNSAYFSSDASYYRMDCYGPGLPLYTLMDNRGPGAQISILEDNKDLENILTEFQMPKMQYGTLRVAGFDMWYQLMLPPNFKKSKKYPLLIDVYGGPCSQKVNYRFKLNWGAHLSSTHGIIIASFDGRGSGYQGDEIMHAIYKRLGTFEVEDQITAVRKFIDMGFIDKDRIAIWGWSYGGYVTSMALGAGTGLFKCGIAVAPVAKWEYYDAVYTERYMGMPTDNSDAYTNSTVTARARNFKTVDYLLVHGTADDNVHFQQAAQISKALVDEQVDFETMWYTDKDHALGGSAYRHAYNLMSHFLQKCLHNPK